AGCCCGCTGTTCGTCCAGCGGCAACAGTTCACCCAGCAGTGTTAAAACGGCGTCGCGTCCATCCGGACTTGCGGGCGGATGGGCCTGCATTCCAGGCAGGGCGCTCTCCAGCCTGGCCACGATGCTGTCAATCGCCGTTGCAAAGGAGAAAGCCAGCAGTTCATCGCTGCCCGCGAAATAATGCCTGACGGAGCCGACGGCGAGCCCGGCCTCGTCTGCCACTTCCCGAAGGGACGCCCTTTCCAATCCATCTACGGCGATAATCCGCCAGACTGCTTCCACGACTTCCCGGCGCCGGGCTCCGGCGTGAACGAATTTAGGCACTCCTCTTATCTAGCACAGCTGTGCTCAATTGCAGGCCTGTCCGCGGTTCTGCCCGTAAAGGCCCGTCATCCTGCCCGGGATCCGGGGCTTATCGGCGGGACCGGCACCGGTTGGGATAGCGTTGGGAGCATGAAAATTCTGGTTACAGGGGGTACCGGGTACATCGGTTCCCACACTGTTTTGTCCCTGCAGGAAGCCGGCCATGACGTGCTGGTCATCGACAACCTGGTCAACTCCAGCGAGGAGTCCCTCCGCCGGGTGGCCGAACTCACCGGCAAAACAGCACAGTTCCACCACGTGGACCTCGTGGACGAGGCCGCCGTGGACAAGGTCTTCGCCGAAAACGACGTCGACGCCGTG
This genomic interval from Arthrobacter sp. SLBN-100 contains the following:
- a CDS encoding TetR/AcrR family transcriptional regulator, with translation MPKFVHAGARRREVVEAVWRIIAVDGLERASLREVADEAGLAVGSVRHYFAGSDELLAFSFATAIDSIVARLESALPGMQAHPPASPDGRDAVLTLLGELLPLDEQRAVEACVWMAFRNAARIRPFLVAEADRSHREVAAVIGRVITALVPADVSEEALVVEAERLLATLDGLCMHALLQPGWMTARMCTDVLERHLDGLAVNFVTVGNAGE